The Phyllopteryx taeniolatus isolate TA_2022b chromosome 14, UOR_Ptae_1.2, whole genome shotgun sequence genome has a window encoding:
- the apol1 gene encoding apolipoprotein L1 isoform X2 has translation MDRYGDLDFDLECDGGGDVAQKATLFGGMFKRSSKLVEPQDNLSVSSELSKSNDSLNDNTKDKGGMFKGMFKKQPKSSKEPQQVAVSQHNPELSASLDDSKSSKEKSGMLGGILKKPPKRGHARRPSQDLLDIDMSASDNNVNDNTKESTGMFSGMFKKSPKRTQSQDDLFENSEQPGSNNNLGVNNNNNAKESAGMFSGMFKKSPKPLKEKTKSQDDLSQSSELSASSDNLSEGGAKEKGGLFSSVFKKPKQPAATRTLSQEDLTAASELSDSSDSLAEKSKEKSLGSKENLSEKPKVKQNGFSAMMKNAFYSDKPEKENTDADVNKETSDNGENQAAHKQSKLAVATNKLNPFRSGKDKKSDSSDEETPVASEKFSGHKQKDTEDTETLKEADKQVEGKQKLKNNGVDRARKQRSETPPLPRRAAQEEKSGTQVQDKAKAKASEDTKVNNDMTSRQRTEKEAPKVPPRKPSQEELRSRAANAHVPKQENQHQSRSDDELLKEDCEGDAATPAEAKANKKKQKRYNPFMSRAAAKPPSDDEGLKDEDEEEEEKDHEQSKEDKREEDGTNMTEEVKVKKPKRHNPFMPRVKNKIAQKQDADAENEGGNRCLFEQLEEFRIDPSQPEDRQDMDRLMDWWDTVESWEDTPQNEDMTEKEEAKAFAVTADKVQKGIRVFNKLFSERAESLWQHVIDLNSMADALDKFNKNTKIAQITGGSTSAIGGVATIAGLALAPVTFGTSLIVTAVGLGVATAGGLTSAGAGISNQVNNSMDRKKVEKIVTDYQEKILDLNKCLKFIKQGIENLRRFDLIKMKNNAYNRDFPVLSSSFYEDGAMAGKAILVNANEIMRVVQIANVAGSTAARAVQIASMATGVLTGLFVGMDIYFVAKDSKELKKGAKSEFAGKIREVATQLHDGLVELNTIREELQCTTTPQDEDQQGADASDEKKKEGYDYDSSEEDEIDRIKKAIKKDLDNKEYV, from the exons ATG GATCGGTATGGTGatctggactttgacttggaGTGTGATGGTGGAGGAGACGTCGCG CAAAAGGCAACGTTGTTCGGTGGAATGTTTAAGAGATCCTCCAAATTGGTGGAACCACAG GACAACCTGTCAGTCAGCAGTGAACTGTCAAAGAGCAATGACAGTCTGAACGACAACACCAAG GACAAAGGAGGTATGTTTAAGGGCATGTTCAAGAAGCAACCTAAATCATCCAAAGAGCCACAgcag GTGGCGGTCTCACAGCACAATCCAGAGCTTTCAGCCAGTTTAGATGACAGCAAATCGTCCAAG GAGAAATCGGGCATGTTGGGCGGCATACTGAAAAAACCTCCTAAACGGGGACATGCACGCAGGCCCTCACAG GATCTTCTAGACATTGACATGTCTGCCAGCGACAACAACGTGAACGACAACACCAAG GAGAGTACCGGAATGTTCagcgggatgtttaaaaaatctCCTAAAAGAACACAATCTCAG GACGATTTGTTCGAAAACAGCGAGCAGCCGGGAAGCAACAATAATCTTGGcgtcaacaacaataacaatgctAAG GAGTCGGCTGGCATGTTTAgtggaatgtttaaaaaatccCCAAAGCCGCTGAAAGAAAAGACAAAGTCTCAG GATGACTTGTCTCAATCCAGCGAGCTGTCGGCCAGCAGTGACAACCTCTCTGAGGGCGGGGCTAAG GAGAAAGGAGGACTTTTCAGCAGTGTGttcaaaaaaccaaaacaaccgGCTGCAACCAGAACTCTGTCTCAG GAGGACTTGACGGCAGCCAGCGAGCTCTCCGACAGCAGCGACAGTCTCGCGGAGAAGTCTAAGGAAAAGTCGCTAGGCTCCAAAGAAAACCTGTCGGAGAAGCCCAAAGTCAAGCAG aACGGTTTCAGTGCCATGATGAAGAACGCCTTCTACTCTGACAAACCG GAGAAGGAAAACACAGACGCTGATGTTAACAAGGAGACGTCGGACAACGGCGAGAACCAGGCCGCCCACAAACAG AGCAAGCTGGCCGTCGCTACGAACAAGCTGAATCCGTTCCGATCCGGAAAGGACAAGAAGAGTGACTCCAGCGACGAGGAGACGCCTGTCGCCAGCGAAAAGTTCTCCGGCCACAAACAG AAAGACACAGAGGACACTGAGACGCTCAAAGAAGCTGACAAACAAGTGGAGGGGAAACAGAAA CTCAAAAACAACGGCGTTGACAGAGCGAGAAAGCAGCGAAGTGAAACGCCGCCACTTCCACGTCGAGCCGCCCAAGAG GAGAAGAGCGGGACACAGGTTCAGGACAAAGCCAAGGCGAAAGCATCTGAAGACACTAAG GTCAACAACGACATGACGTCCCGACAGAGGACAGAGAAGGAAGCTCCCAAAGTTCCCCCACGCAAGCCTTCGCAGGAG GAGCTGAGGAGCCGAGCTGCCAACGCACATGTGCCAAAGCAGGAGAACCAGCATCAG AGCCGATCAGATGACGAGTTGCTGAAAGAAGACTGCGAGGGAGACGCGGCGACCCCGGCGGAGGCCAAAGCG AACAAGAAGAAACAAAAGCGCTATAACCCGTTTATGTCACGTGCTGCTGCCAAG CCTCCATCGGACGACGAAGGGCtgaaagatgaagatgaagaagaagaagaaaaagatcaCGAGCAATCCAAAGAGGACAAAAGGGAGGAGGATGGCACCAACATGACAGAAGAG gtGAAAGTCAAGAAGCCTAAGAGGCACAATCCCTTCATGCCTCGCGTCAAG aaCAAAATAGCACAGAAACAGGATGCAGATGCAGAG AACGAGGGTGGAAACAGGTGTTTGTTTGAACAGCTGGAGGAGTTCCGCATTGATCCGTCGCAGCCCGAAGACAGACAG GACATGGACCGCCTTATGGACTGGTGGGACACTGTGGAAT CTTGGGAGGATACGCCTCAGAATGAAGACATGACGGAGAAAGAAGAAGCTAA GGCGTTTGCCGTAACGGCGGATAAGGTTCAGAAGGGCATCCGCGTGTTCAACAAGCTGTTCTCTGAGCGCGCCGAGAGCCTGTGGCAGCACGTCATCGACCTGAACAGCATGGCCGATGCCCTGGACAAGTTCAACAAGAACACCAAGATCGCCCAGATCACCGGCGGCTCCACCAGCGCCATCGGCGGCGTGGCCACCATCGCCGGCCTGGCCCTGGCCCCCGTCACCTTCGGCACCTCCCTGATCGTGACTGCCGTGGGGCTGGGCGTGGCCACGGCCGGCGGCCTCACTTCGGCGGGCGCCGGCATCTCCAACCAGGTCAACAACTCCATGGACCGCAAGAAGGTAGAGAAGATCGTGACGGACTACCAGGAGAAGATTTTGGACCTCAACAAGTGTCTCAAGTTCATCAAGCAGGGAATCGAGAACCTGCGGCGCTTCGACCTCATCAAGATGAAAAACAACGCGTACAACCGGGACTTCCCCGTGCTCAGCTCCAGCTTCTACGAGGATGGCGCCATGGCGGGCAAGGCCATCCTCGTCAACGCCAACGAGATCATGCGCGTGGTGCAGATCGCCAACGTGGCGGGCAGCACGGCGGCGCGTGCCGTTCAGATCGCCAGCATGGCCACCGGCGTCCTCACGGGCCTCTTCGTGGGCATGGACATCTACTTCGTGGCCAAGGACTCCAAGGAGCTCAAGAAGGGCGCCAAGTCCGAGTTTGCCGGCAAGATCCGCGAGGTGGCCACGCAGCTGCACGACGGCCTGGTGGAGCTCAACACCATACGCGAGGAGCTGCAGTGCACCACCACGCCGCAGGACGAAGACCAACAAGGGGCCGATGCCTCGGACGAGAAGAAAAAGGAGGGCTACGACTACGACAGCTCGGAAGAAGACGAGATCGACCGCATTAAGAAAGCCATCAAGAAGGACcttgacaacaaagaatacgTGTGA
- the apol1 gene encoding apolipoprotein L1 isoform X1: protein MDRYGDLDFDLECDGGGDVAQKATLFGGMFKRSSKLVEPQDNLSVSSELSKSNDSLNDNTKDKGGMFKGMFKKQPKSSKEPQQVAVSQHNPELSASLDDSKSSKEKSGMLGGILKKPPKRGHARRPSQDLLDIDMSASDNNVNDNTKESTGMFSGMFKKSPKRTQSQDDLFENSEQPGSNNNLGVNNNNNAKESAGMFSGMFKKSPKPLKEKTKSQDDLSQSSELSASSDNLSEGGAKEKGGLFSSVFKKPKQPAATRTLSQEDLTAASELSDSSDSLAEKSKEKSLGSKENLSEKPKVKQNGFSAMMKNAFYSDKPEKENTDADVNKETSDNGENQAAHKQSKLAVATNKLNPFRSGKDKKSDSSDEETPVASEKFSGHKQNGVVGAISKLNPFKAANKKDTEDTETLKEADKQVEGKQKLKNNGVDRARKQRSETPPLPRRAAQEEKSGTQVQDKAKAKASEDTKVNNDMTSRQRTEKEAPKVPPRKPSQEELRSRAANAHVPKQENQHQSRSDDELLKEDCEGDAATPAEAKANKKKQKRYNPFMSRAAAKPPSDDEGLKDEDEEEEEKDHEQSKEDKREEDGTNMTEEVKVKKPKRHNPFMPRVKNKIAQKQDADAENEGGNRCLFEQLEEFRIDPSQPEDRQDMDRLMDWWDTVESWEDTPQNEDMTEKEEAKAFAVTADKVQKGIRVFNKLFSERAESLWQHVIDLNSMADALDKFNKNTKIAQITGGSTSAIGGVATIAGLALAPVTFGTSLIVTAVGLGVATAGGLTSAGAGISNQVNNSMDRKKVEKIVTDYQEKILDLNKCLKFIKQGIENLRRFDLIKMKNNAYNRDFPVLSSSFYEDGAMAGKAILVNANEIMRVVQIANVAGSTAARAVQIASMATGVLTGLFVGMDIYFVAKDSKELKKGAKSEFAGKIREVATQLHDGLVELNTIREELQCTTTPQDEDQQGADASDEKKKEGYDYDSSEEDEIDRIKKAIKKDLDNKEYV from the exons ATG GATCGGTATGGTGatctggactttgacttggaGTGTGATGGTGGAGGAGACGTCGCG CAAAAGGCAACGTTGTTCGGTGGAATGTTTAAGAGATCCTCCAAATTGGTGGAACCACAG GACAACCTGTCAGTCAGCAGTGAACTGTCAAAGAGCAATGACAGTCTGAACGACAACACCAAG GACAAAGGAGGTATGTTTAAGGGCATGTTCAAGAAGCAACCTAAATCATCCAAAGAGCCACAgcag GTGGCGGTCTCACAGCACAATCCAGAGCTTTCAGCCAGTTTAGATGACAGCAAATCGTCCAAG GAGAAATCGGGCATGTTGGGCGGCATACTGAAAAAACCTCCTAAACGGGGACATGCACGCAGGCCCTCACAG GATCTTCTAGACATTGACATGTCTGCCAGCGACAACAACGTGAACGACAACACCAAG GAGAGTACCGGAATGTTCagcgggatgtttaaaaaatctCCTAAAAGAACACAATCTCAG GACGATTTGTTCGAAAACAGCGAGCAGCCGGGAAGCAACAATAATCTTGGcgtcaacaacaataacaatgctAAG GAGTCGGCTGGCATGTTTAgtggaatgtttaaaaaatccCCAAAGCCGCTGAAAGAAAAGACAAAGTCTCAG GATGACTTGTCTCAATCCAGCGAGCTGTCGGCCAGCAGTGACAACCTCTCTGAGGGCGGGGCTAAG GAGAAAGGAGGACTTTTCAGCAGTGTGttcaaaaaaccaaaacaaccgGCTGCAACCAGAACTCTGTCTCAG GAGGACTTGACGGCAGCCAGCGAGCTCTCCGACAGCAGCGACAGTCTCGCGGAGAAGTCTAAGGAAAAGTCGCTAGGCTCCAAAGAAAACCTGTCGGAGAAGCCCAAAGTCAAGCAG aACGGTTTCAGTGCCATGATGAAGAACGCCTTCTACTCTGACAAACCG GAGAAGGAAAACACAGACGCTGATGTTAACAAGGAGACGTCGGACAACGGCGAGAACCAGGCCGCCCACAAACAG AGCAAGCTGGCCGTCGCTACGAACAAGCTGAATCCGTTCCGATCCGGAAAGGACAAGAAGAGTGACTCCAGCGACGAGGAGACGCCTGTCGCCAGCGAAAAGTTCTCCGGCCACAAACAG AACGGCGTAGTGGGAGCCATATCCAAACTGAACCCATTCAAGGCTGCCAATAAA AAAGACACAGAGGACACTGAGACGCTCAAAGAAGCTGACAAACAAGTGGAGGGGAAACAGAAA CTCAAAAACAACGGCGTTGACAGAGCGAGAAAGCAGCGAAGTGAAACGCCGCCACTTCCACGTCGAGCCGCCCAAGAG GAGAAGAGCGGGACACAGGTTCAGGACAAAGCCAAGGCGAAAGCATCTGAAGACACTAAG GTCAACAACGACATGACGTCCCGACAGAGGACAGAGAAGGAAGCTCCCAAAGTTCCCCCACGCAAGCCTTCGCAGGAG GAGCTGAGGAGCCGAGCTGCCAACGCACATGTGCCAAAGCAGGAGAACCAGCATCAG AGCCGATCAGATGACGAGTTGCTGAAAGAAGACTGCGAGGGAGACGCGGCGACCCCGGCGGAGGCCAAAGCG AACAAGAAGAAACAAAAGCGCTATAACCCGTTTATGTCACGTGCTGCTGCCAAG CCTCCATCGGACGACGAAGGGCtgaaagatgaagatgaagaagaagaagaaaaagatcaCGAGCAATCCAAAGAGGACAAAAGGGAGGAGGATGGCACCAACATGACAGAAGAG gtGAAAGTCAAGAAGCCTAAGAGGCACAATCCCTTCATGCCTCGCGTCAAG aaCAAAATAGCACAGAAACAGGATGCAGATGCAGAG AACGAGGGTGGAAACAGGTGTTTGTTTGAACAGCTGGAGGAGTTCCGCATTGATCCGTCGCAGCCCGAAGACAGACAG GACATGGACCGCCTTATGGACTGGTGGGACACTGTGGAAT CTTGGGAGGATACGCCTCAGAATGAAGACATGACGGAGAAAGAAGAAGCTAA GGCGTTTGCCGTAACGGCGGATAAGGTTCAGAAGGGCATCCGCGTGTTCAACAAGCTGTTCTCTGAGCGCGCCGAGAGCCTGTGGCAGCACGTCATCGACCTGAACAGCATGGCCGATGCCCTGGACAAGTTCAACAAGAACACCAAGATCGCCCAGATCACCGGCGGCTCCACCAGCGCCATCGGCGGCGTGGCCACCATCGCCGGCCTGGCCCTGGCCCCCGTCACCTTCGGCACCTCCCTGATCGTGACTGCCGTGGGGCTGGGCGTGGCCACGGCCGGCGGCCTCACTTCGGCGGGCGCCGGCATCTCCAACCAGGTCAACAACTCCATGGACCGCAAGAAGGTAGAGAAGATCGTGACGGACTACCAGGAGAAGATTTTGGACCTCAACAAGTGTCTCAAGTTCATCAAGCAGGGAATCGAGAACCTGCGGCGCTTCGACCTCATCAAGATGAAAAACAACGCGTACAACCGGGACTTCCCCGTGCTCAGCTCCAGCTTCTACGAGGATGGCGCCATGGCGGGCAAGGCCATCCTCGTCAACGCCAACGAGATCATGCGCGTGGTGCAGATCGCCAACGTGGCGGGCAGCACGGCGGCGCGTGCCGTTCAGATCGCCAGCATGGCCACCGGCGTCCTCACGGGCCTCTTCGTGGGCATGGACATCTACTTCGTGGCCAAGGACTCCAAGGAGCTCAAGAAGGGCGCCAAGTCCGAGTTTGCCGGCAAGATCCGCGAGGTGGCCACGCAGCTGCACGACGGCCTGGTGGAGCTCAACACCATACGCGAGGAGCTGCAGTGCACCACCACGCCGCAGGACGAAGACCAACAAGGGGCCGATGCCTCGGACGAGAAGAAAAAGGAGGGCTACGACTACGACAGCTCGGAAGAAGACGAGATCGACCGCATTAAGAAAGCCATCAAGAAGGACcttgacaacaaagaatacgTGTGA